In the Enterobacter cloacae subsp. cloacae ATCC 13047 genome, CGAGCTTGCTGCCGGGTCGAGGGAATCCACCGCCCGGGTAAACTGAGAAAAGGGTCGAATAACCTGACGCACGGCAATCCATGAGCAGAACGCCAGAAGCAGTAGCTGCAACACAAGCACTACAGGCAGCCAGCTGGCGACCGGAGGCATTCGGGGGATAAGGTCAATGGTCAGCGGCGAACCATCGCTCAGCGTAAGGTGGGCCTGAATATGGGAAACCGGCCCCGGCACGGCAGTAAACGTCAGTGGCCAGGTTGCCGACAGCGCCTCTGTCAGGGTGCGGATGGCATCCTGCGAGCGTTTGTCATGCGGTGCAGGCCCCGGTTCGCCGGTGCCCAGAATGTAGCGATAGTTCCCCCGCGCCAGTCGTTCCAGCCAGGCTGGACGCTCCTTTGCGGGAAGCCGGTCGAGGATGGCCACACTGGTGGAAACGTCATATTCCAGGTTGCCGAGCATCACCGTGCGGGCGCTGCGCATTCGCTCAAGCATGACCAGCGTGAGGCTGAGCGCGTTGGCCAGCAGGAGCCCCAGCATCACGATGATCAGCAGTCGCGTCAGTAACGAGCGTGGCCAGATCCTCATTCATTGGCCTCTTTGATGATCACCGGCATGGTAAAAACGTACCCTTCGCTGCGAACGGTCTTGATGTAGGCCGGCGTGCGGGCATCTTCATTCAGCCGCTGACGAACCCGGCTGACCAGAAGGTCAATCGAGCGCTCAAAGAGTTCAGCATCTCGCCCCTGGGTCAGGTTAAGCAACTGATCGCGGCTCAGCACACGCTGAGGATGGTCAAGGAACACGCGCAGAAGTCGGTATTCCGCCCCGCTGAGTGCCACAATCATCCCCTCGCTGTCGATCAGGTGACGAGCAACGGTGTCCAGTTGCCAGTCGCCGAACATCACCAGGCGCCCGGCCTCGGTCACCTGCAGATTGGGTGGCATGGTACGAAAACGGCGCA is a window encoding:
- a CDS encoding response regulator; translated protein: MEHIDHILVVDDDRDIRELIVDYLVKSGYRASDAANGKEMRAVLDKQHVDLVVLDVMMPGDDGLTLCRGLRSGKHKDLPILMLTARNEETDRILGLEMGADDYVVKPFVARELLARIKAILRRFRTMPPNLQVTEAGRLVMFGDWQLDTVARHLIDSEGMIVALSGAEYRLLRVFLDHPQRVLSRDQLLNLTQGRDAELFERSIDLLVSRVRQRLNEDARTPAYIKTVRSEGYVFTMPVIIKEANE